In Brachionichthys hirsutus isolate HB-005 chromosome 5, CSIRO-AGI_Bhir_v1, whole genome shotgun sequence, a single genomic region encodes these proteins:
- the fbxl9 gene encoding uncharacterized protein fbxl9, producing the protein MDQDTKETPELPLEMVVHILSFLHPSDRREASLVCRSWCMASQDLRFQKNITFRFPATASSVDLIRGLGRMSRCNLIISQLDGFSVSRLLLLEVGLCLGSKLQSFAMPGSSITETSLLALLPRLTSLRRLDLRGLDSLFMSGAFLSRNKHRDQVKAALSGLEELDLSDLRYLSNITFGRLTDCTPRLRRLSLAGCHIAFQSFRDPGYPIEAVDRSSSLSLSYLQMLLMEQKSTLVSLDLSRTSMTPVSLRAITQVQGLVLEELCLHGSKELTDYAVEVLVKHQPNLQKLDISACPRLTNRAVEAVVLGLKTLTHLSLSHDWRITEDGLTDLLSVSSLRSLDLSECLHINGTEMVNSLERFGVARAQLETLSLKRCPYIRDSTVFSLAQFFGNTLRELDLTSCVNVTDLSLRSIATWLKRLVVLRLGWCKEITDWGLLGMEETRKCEADKEMGDKGPRFTRTFGNMGFFMPPPSLLDEQPKPVTHKELLKRQPGTSLLALRMLQELDLSGCPKVTDSSITQVVRYPDLRHLSLSTLPEITDASLASVAQHCRSLTSLTCSHCSGISDHGVAQAAPYLHRLQHLCLSGCGDITDKSLFLVVQQCKRLRTLHISRCQKVSAKTVDLLQSQLPFLEISTANCLHSE; encoded by the exons ATGGACCAGGACACGAAGGAAACACCTGAGCTGCCTCTGGAG ATGGTAGTTCATATCCTGAGCTTTCTTCACCCCTCAGACAGGAGGGAAGCTTCTTTGGTCTGCCGCAGCTGGTGCATGGCCAGCCAGGACCTGCGCTTCCAG AAGAACATCACCTTTCGTTTCCCGGCAACAGCCTCGTCTGTGGACCTGATCAGGGGTCTGGGCAGAATGTCACGCTGCAACCTGATTATCAGCCAGCTCGATGGGTTCAGTGTGTCCAGGTTGCTGCTTCTGGAG GTTGGTCTCTGCTTGGGCTCTAAGTTGCAGAGCTTTGCCATGCCTGGTAGTAGTATAACGGAGACCTCTCTGCTGGCCCTCCTCCCACGCCTCACTTCTCTTCGTCGGCTGGACCTCAGAGGCTTGGACAGCCTCTTCATGTCCGGAGCGTTCCTCTCACggaacaaacacagagaccag GTCAAGGCAGCTCTGTCTGGTTTGGAGGAGCTGGACCTATCCGACCTGCGCTACCTCTCCAACATCACCTTCGGTCGTCTCACGGACTGTACTCCACGCCTCCGCCGCCTCTCTCTGGCAGGGTGCCACATTGCTTTTCAATCCTTCCGGGATCCAGGGTACCCGATTGAAGCCGTTGATCGTTCTTCATCATTGTCACTGAGCTACTTGCAGATGTTGTTAATGGAGCAGAAATCTACCCTCGTATCtctggacctcagcagaacctcCATGACCCCTGTGTCACTGCGTGCTATTACACAG GTTCAGGGTTTGGTCTTAGAGGAACTGTGTCTTCATGGATCTAAGGAGCTGACTGACTATGCAGTGGAGGTTCTGGTGAAGCACCAGCCGAACCTCCAGAAACTAGACATCAGTGCCTGCCCTAGGCTGACTAACAGGGCTGTCGAGGCTGTAGTGCTGGGCCTGAAGACACTGACTCACCTCTCCTTATCCCACGACTGGAGGATCACTGAAGATG GCCTCACTGACCTCCTGTCTGTGTCGTCCCTGAGGAGTCTGGATCTATCAGAGTGTCTGCACATCAATGGAACAGAGATGGTGAATAGCTTGGAAAGATTTGGTGTTGCCAGAGCACAGTTGGAGACGCTCAGTCTCAAGAGGTGTCCCTACATTCGG GATTCCACTGTTTTCTCTCTCGCCCAGTTTTTTGGGAATACTCTCCGTGAGCTTGACTTGACATCATGTGTCAATGTGACTGACCTGTCTTTGCGCTCTATAGCCACATGGCTAAAGAGGCTTGTGGTCCTGAGGCTGGGCTGGTGTAAAGAAATCACAGACTGGGGCCTGCTGGGGATGGAAGAAACAAGAAAATGTGAAGCTGACAAGGAGATG GGAGACAAGGGTCCGAGGTTCACCCGTACATTTGGCAACATGGGCTTCTTCATGCCCCCGCCGTCGCTTCTCGATGAGCAACCCAAGCCAGTGACGCATAAGGAGCTCCTTAAGCGACAGCCTGGAACTTCACTTTTGGCTCTCCGAATGCTGCAGGAACTGGATCTCTCCGGCTGCCCCAAAGTCACGGATAGCAGCATCACACAG GTGGTGCGTTACCCAGACCTCCGCCATCTATCTCTCTCCACCCTGCCAGAGATCACTGACGCCAGCTTGGCATCGGTTGCCCAGCACTGCCGCAGCCTCACCAGCCTGACCTGTAGCCACTGTTCTGGAATCAGTGACCATGGGGTGGCACAGGCTGCACCATATCTGCACAGACTCCAGCATCTCTGCCTGTCTGGttgtggtgacatcactgacAA ATCCTTGTTCCTCGTGGTGCAGCAGTGTAAGCGTCTCAGAACACTCCACATTTCAAGGTGCCAAAAGGTCTCCGCAAAAACCGTCGATCTTCTTCAGTCACAGCTGCCCTTCTTGGAAATTTCCACTGCTAATTGTTTGCACTCCGAGTGA